In SAR86 cluster bacterium, the sequence TTTTTCATTTAACATATATCTCACTGAATCCTTTTTTACAGGACTATTTAAGGGTGCATCTAATTCTTTCCAATTAGGTATAAGTTCATTTAAAGCTTTTGGATCAAATACATTTCCAGAAAGTATATGTGCTCCAACTTCTGAACCTTTTTCTATGACGCATACTGAAATTTCTTTATTACTCTCAGCTGCAAGTTGTTTAATTTTTATTGAAGCAGACAAACCCGCTGGTCCAGCACCTACGATGATTACATCGTATTCCATTGATTCTCTATTTATTTCTTCCATAATTTATTCTATTTTTTAATTGTCTGGTTGGTTCAGCAGTTATAGAATACGCGCGCATCTACATTATAATCATTTTAAAGGTATTTTATGAAGGTATTAGTTCCAATTAAAAGAGTTGTTGATTACAACGTCAAGGTCAGAGCTAAGTCAGATGGTTCTGGAGTCGATCTAGCAAATGTTAAAATGGCTGTTAATCCATTCTGCGAGATAGCCATTGAAGAGGCTGTTAGATTAAAAGAAAGTGGTAAGGTTGAAGAAGTTATTGCTGTTTCAGTAGGTACATCTGCATCTCAGGAACAATTAAGAACTGCTTTGGCTTTAGGAGCAGATAGAGCTATCTTAGTGGAAACAGATATTGAAGTTGAACCTTTGGGGGTAGCTAAATTATTAAAAGGCGTCATAGAAAAAGAAAAACCAGAGTTAATAATACTAGGCAAACAGGCTATAGATAATGACTCAAATCAAACTGGGCAGATGTTAGCTGCTCTTCTTGGTTATTCTCAAGGAACATTTGCATCTGAAATAACGATTAATGATGGATCTCTAGAAGTCATTAGAGAGGTTGACGGAGGGCTACAAACTTTAGAGTTAACTTTACCATCTATTATTACTACAGATTTACGTTTAAATGAGCCAAGGTATGCTTCATTACCTAATATTATGAAAGCTAAAAAGAAACCTATGGACACTCTAACTCCAGAGGACCTTGGTGTAGATGCAACTCCAAGAATCAATACCTTAAAAGTTACTCCTCCACCTGAAAGAGCAGAAGGAATTAAAGTTGAATCTGTTGAAGAACTAATAGATAAATTAAAAAATGAAGCAAAGGTGATCTCATGAAAATTTTAGTAATAGCAGAACATGACAATCAAGAACTTAAAGGCTCTACTCTAAATACAGTTACAGCAGCCTCAGAAATTGGAGGCGAGATAGATTTATTAGTAGCCGGATTTAATTGTGCCACAGTAGGGGAGCAAGCCACTTCTGTATCGGGTCTATCTAGAGTTTTAGTAGCTGATGATGAGTTATATAAAAATTGCCTTGCTGAAAATATATCTTTACTGATTAAAGATTTAGGTAAAGATTATAGCCACATATTAACTCCAGCAACTAGTAATGGTAAAAACTTTATGCCCAGAGTTGCTGCTCTCTTGGATGTTTCACAGATTTCAGATATTAGTGCAGTAGTAAGCCCAGATACATTTGAGAGGCCTATTTATGCTGGTAACTGCATAGCGACTGTACAAAGTACAGATTCAATAAAAGTTTTAACTATCAGGACTACTGGATTTGATGCTTGTTCATCTAATGGAACTCAAGTAGAGATTTCAAGTATTGAATCTTCTCCTGATGCGTCAGTATCAAAATTTATTAAGGAAGAAATAGCTAAATCAGATAGACCAGAATTAACTGCAGCTGAAGTTGTCATATCAGGTGGTCGAGGAATGCAAAATGGTGATAACTTTGAACTACTAAATGGGATAGCAGATAAATTAGGTGCTGCGATTGGAGCATCTAGGGCTGCTGTAGATTCAGGTTTTGTTCCTAATGATATGCAAGTAGGGCAAACGGGTAAAATTGTAGCCCCTGATCTTTATATAGCAGTTGGTATTTCAGGTGCCATCCAACATTTAGCTGGAATGAAAGATAGCAAAGTCATAGTAGCTATTAATAAAGATGAAGAAGCTCCAATTTTTCAAGTTGCTGACTATGGATTAGTAGCAGATTTATTTGAAGCCTTACCTGAACTTGAATCAAAACTTTAACTTTTTATTGAGATATTTTATTACCTATTTCTGTTAAATGGAATTGGGAGGATCCTAAAGTTAATTCTAATTGTTTAGCCATAAGACAAAACCGAAATAAAGGGTATTCTCTATCTATACCAATACCCCCATGTAAATGTTGTGCAGAATAACTCGTTCTATGACATACATCTCCACACCACACTTTAGCAATGGCAACTGATTGACTTGATTCCTTTTTTTTGCATAAAGAAGAAATAGCCTGTTGAGTAACAGCTCTAAGACAAGCTATATCAATATAACAATTAGCAGCTCTATGGCTTACCGCTTGAAAACTAGCTATAGGTGTTTTAAAGGCTTCTCTTGTAGTTGTATATGAAGTAATTAGATCGAGCATACTCTCATTTAGGCCTATTGAATATGAACAAAATAAAGTAACTGTTTTATTTATTATTCTTTCAAGAATCTCTAATCCATTATTTTCGTCACATCTTAATACAAAATCTTGATCTATCTTTAAATTTTGAAAATTTACTATATATTGCGGTTCTCCTGTAGATGTAGCTTGTTCTTTGAACTCTATATTTGGACTATTTGTATCAATAAGAACTACTTCTATCTTGCTATTCATTAAACAGGAAACTAAGAGATAATCTGATTCTTTAGCATAAGGAACGCATACTTTAGAACCATTAAGTATTAATAATTTATTTTTTTTAGTTATTTTAGTTTTGCAAATAAATGGATTTATTATATTTTCTTCGTTTAAGGCTAAAGTGACTATGCTTCTACCTCTAACGATATCAGATAGAATTTTTAATTTACGAGAACTAGAAATAAATTGTTCAATAGCAATAGCTGAAGAGGTAGTTACTATAAAAGGACTAATAACAGCTTTTAATCCTAAATTTTCTGCCACAATACAGGACTCCAAAAAAGATAAATTTGTTCCTCCGTACTTTTTAGGAAGGCTAGAACCTAAGATGCCTGTATCTACTAGTATTTTCCAAAATGGATTAAATACTTTTCCGTCATCTGCATTAGTGTAATTAGCTAAAATATTTTTAACTAAGTTTTGGAGATGCATTTGTTCATTGGTGTATGAGAAATCCATTACCTTTTTTGCCTCGGCATGGACAATCCAGCCATTGATATTATGTCCCTTTGAATTTCATTTGTGCCTCCTCCGAAAGTTAGTATAGAACTAACTCTATAGAGCATCTCTAATCTTCCTTCTATTATTCTGCCTTCAGAATTCTTAGTTAACAAAGATTCAATCCCCAATACTTCCATTAGTAATCTGTAAGCTTCTATAAAAAATTCACTACCATATACTTTCACAACTGATGCATCAGCC encodes:
- a CDS encoding electron transfer flavoprotein subunit beta/FixA family protein, producing the protein MKVLVPIKRVVDYNVKVRAKSDGSGVDLANVKMAVNPFCEIAIEEAVRLKESGKVEEVIAVSVGTSASQEQLRTALALGADRAILVETDIEVEPLGVAKLLKGVIEKEKPELIILGKQAIDNDSNQTGQMLAALLGYSQGTFASEITINDGSLEVIREVDGGLQTLELTLPSIITTDLRLNEPRYASLPNIMKAKKKPMDTLTPEDLGVDATPRINTLKVTPPPERAEGIKVESVEELIDKLKNEAKVIS
- a CDS encoding FAD-binding protein, which encodes MKILVIAEHDNQELKGSTLNTVTAASEIGGEIDLLVAGFNCATVGEQATSVSGLSRVLVADDELYKNCLAENISLLIKDLGKDYSHILTPATSNGKNFMPRVAALLDVSQISDISAVVSPDTFERPIYAGNCIATVQSTDSIKVLTIRTTGFDACSSNGTQVEISSIESSPDASVSKFIKEEIAKSDRPELTAAEVVISGGRGMQNGDNFELLNGIADKLGAAIGASRAAVDSGFVPNDMQVGQTGKIVAPDLYIAVGISGAIQHLAGMKDSKVIVAINKDEEAPIFQVADYGLVADLFEALPELESKL
- a CDS encoding acyl-CoA/acyl-ACP dehydrogenase, with translation MDFSYTNEQMHLQNLVKNILANYTNADDGKVFNPFWKILVDTGILGSSLPKKYGGTNLSFLESCIVAENLGLKAVISPFIVTTSSAIAIEQFISSSRKLKILSDIVRGRSIVTLALNEENIINPFICKTKITKKNKLLILNGSKVCVPYAKESDYLLVSCLMNSKIEVVLIDTNSPNIEFKEQATSTGEPQYIVNFQNLKIDQDFVLRCDENNGLEILERIINKTVTLFCSYSIGLNESMLDLITSYTTTREAFKTPIASFQAVSHRAANCYIDIACLRAVTQQAISSLCKKKESSQSVAIAKVWCGDVCHRTSYSAQHLHGGIGIDREYPLFRFCLMAKQLELTLGSSQFHLTEIGNKISQ